In Triticum urartu cultivar G1812 unplaced genomic scaffold, Tu2.1 TuUngrouped_contig_4760, whole genome shotgun sequence, the DNA window CTTCCGATGAAGCGTgggtagtttactttagacctgcgggtccatagctagtagctagatggcttcttttctctctttgaTTGTCAATACGATGTTTACCTTGATGTTCttcgagatctattcgatgtaatacttttttgtggtgtgtttgtcgagatccgatgaattgtggatttatgatcagcttatctatgaatattatttgaatctcctctgaattcttttatgcatgatttgatatctttgtaattctcttcgaactatcggtttggtttggccaactagattggtttttcttgcaatgggagaagtgcttagctttgggttcaatcttggaGTGTtatttcccaatgacagtaggggcagcaagacacgtattgtattgttgccatcgaggataaaaagatggggttttcatcatattgcttgagttaattcctctacatcatgtcatcttacttaatgcgttgctccgttctttatgaacttaatactttacatgcatgctggatggcggccgatgtgtggagtaatagtagtagatgcagaatcgtttcggtctacttgacacggacgtggtgcctatattcatgatcattgccttagatatcatcataactctgcgtttttctatcaattgctcggcagtaatttgttcacccatcgtattatttttactatctcgagagaagcctctagtgaaacctatggcgtccgggtctattttccatcatataagttcccgatctactattttgcaatcttttacttttcgatctataaaccaaaaataccaaaaatagttactttactgtttatctatctctatcagatctcacttttgcaagtaactgtgaagggattgacaatccctttatcgcgttggctgcaaattgtttgattgtttgtgtaggtattcaGTGACTTGTGGGTTGTCtactactggattgataccttgattctcaaacggagggaaatacttatctctattttgctgcatcatcctttgctcttcaaggaaaaaccaacgcaaacTCAAGAAGTAGGAGTGGATCGTCAGCATCATCCTCGAGTCATCCaccacgggcacgcgcggccacCTACACGATTCTTGCAGGGAATCACACTTCATGTTGCACTAATAGGAAACTAATCTCGAACATTTTTTAGAAAGTATTCCGGATAAACACACTTTCAGCACATGGGATTCATTGGAATCATACTCCCTGCTGCACCATAATGTTTTCACAAAACTACACCAAAACTTGAACATGTGATAGTGTCCGTGATTTAAGTATCTACTAATAAatttataaataaataaatgtgTGATGGTTTTTTTAAGTATGAATTTTCTGACATTAACCCCATATAATAAACTTAGAAAAATGAATCCAGATCAACACCCTACTAATGCatcccgcaaaaaaaaaacacCCTACTAATGCTTTCCCCGGAGACACGACTCAAAACCCTACCAGGACTAGTGCTTTCCCCAATCCGACCTCTTTCCAGCGCGCACGTTCCAGCCCCACGCTGCTTTTATAACCCCTCGGCTTTCTCTCTCCTCTCCACCGCGGCGGCCGCAACTACTCTGGTACAGCAAGCGAGCGCCGCCCCAAGCCCTACACCAGCAATGGCCGATCCAGCGGAGCaccgcgaggaggaggaggaggccgcggcggccggcgaggaaGAGGACACCGGCGCCCAAATCGCTCCCATCGTGAAGCTCGAGGAGGTGGCCATCACCACCGGCGAAGAGGACGAGGACGTCCTCCTCGACATGTAAGCCGCCGCCTCCGCCGTTACTTCGCTCGATCTGTCCCGATCCGATCGTTCCCGGCTTTGATCTAAGTCTGACGCGCCTGGTTCGGTGCTTCTTCTTGTGTCCGTAGGAAAGCGAAGCTGTATCGATTTGACAAGGACGGGGGCCAGTGGAAGGAGAGGGGCACGGGTGCCGTCAAGCTGCTCAAACACAAGGAGACTGCCAAGGTCCGCCTCGTCATGCGACAGGCCAAGACCCTCAAGATCTGCGCCAATCACCTCGGTACTTCTTTGCTTGTTGTTTTTCGGGGGATAATTTTCGGTGGTGATTTAGATTTACAGATTAGATAGATGGGGATGTTTTTTGACATCTTGATATTTGGTTTGCAGTTGTGGCCACGACGAAGATGCAGGAGCACGCTGGGAGCGACAAGTCGTGCGTGTGGCACGCTCTGGATTTTGCCGACtgcgagctcaaggaggagatgTTCGCCATCCGCTTTGGATCCGTGGAGAGTGAGCACTGAACACCCTATCATCTGTGCagcttttctgttttatttttatATATAGCGCGCATCATTCAAAAGGGTTGGTGATCTATGAATTCACAAGCCAAGTTTGTTGTGGGTTGTGGGTTTAACTAAGCAGTACTTCAGGTTGATCTAGTGTGTTATACCGGCCTTTGACTTTAAACTCCATAGTAGAACGGCATCAGATATAAAATATACATGCATCTTTTTTAGTTTTGGGATGTCACACACTAATTTGCATCAATTATAGTAATGAATATATTTTTGGACAGTGTCCGGTGCACCACCTAGCTATATGTTGCTTGTACGCCCTGAATGCCACAAAGCTATCCTGCCATGAAAGATCATTAGTGTAGTGCTGTTCCTGCATACTTATCATTCAGCAACTGATTTTCATGTCATTGCTTTGCCTGTACTTAACCTCAGTACTCAGTAGTCAGTAATGTATAGCACTGCCTTACCCCTTGATCTTTTGCACTTCCGTAGGATTTTTCTTTGTCATTCTCGCTAATTAATTGAGCCAATTAGAGGCTGTGCTGTATTTCAAGTGTTCACATTTTCTGACGAGATAACTATTCACCTTAAGCAAAAAGGattttgatgattatatatataaAACTGTACTATTATTTGCTGTAGTGGTGACCCTGGTTGTCAATTTGATGAATTTAGACTACACAAGAGGCCCTAAACTTGTAGCAAATTGTGGTTTAGATCTTCAAAATTGAAAATTTATTTTTGCAGGTATATAAAACTTGTAAGTTTTGTGATGTAGGTCAGttcattttttcatttttcaAATAGCAGAATATACAAGTTGGCA includes these proteins:
- the LOC125528276 gene encoding ran-binding protein 1 homolog a-like; the protein is MADPAEHREEEEEAAAAGEEEDTGAQIAPIVKLEEVAITTGEEDEDVLLDMKAKLYRFDKDGGQWKERGTGAVKLLKHKETAKVRLVMRQAKTLKICANHLVVATTKMQEHAGSDKSCVWHALDFADCELKEEMFAIRFGSVENCKKFKDLVDEIAEQQGKNEEKESEEVSSAAELVEKLTVTEVKKEEQTEKVETPAVDDKKDAEE